A single region of the Streptomyces sp. NBC_00236 genome encodes:
- the tilS gene encoding tRNA lysidine(34) synthetase TilS: MGPHPAVAAIRLAVRRVLHDVLTEFAEQTERTGHAPRVPHPELAEAGAGRRRPALPERTDTPLVLVACSGGADSMALASALAFEARKLAVRAGGITVDHGLQNGSDTRATEVVGRLTAMDLDPVEAVAVRVGHEGGPEAAARDARYAALDAAAERHGAAAVLLGHTRDDQAETVLLGLARGSGIRSLSGMAAASGPAGRYRRPFLQLDRQTARTACLAQSLPVWDDPHNIDPAYTRSRLRHEGLPALEKALGKGVVEALARTAQLSRDDADALDTWAAEAGRDVRDDAGLLECAKLHALPPAVRRRVLRRAAIEAGSPAGSLFARHIEEVDRLITGWRGQQAINLPGRVEALRQGGRLVIRQS, from the coding sequence ATGGGTCCCCATCCTGCGGTCGCGGCGATACGCCTGGCGGTCCGCCGCGTACTCCACGACGTACTCACCGAATTCGCCGAACAGACCGAACGCACCGGGCACGCCCCACGCGTCCCGCATCCCGAGCTCGCCGAGGCCGGGGCGGGCAGGCGGCGCCCCGCACTTCCCGAACGCACCGACACCCCCCTGGTACTGGTCGCGTGTTCCGGCGGCGCCGATTCCATGGCGCTCGCCTCCGCCCTCGCCTTCGAGGCCCGGAAGCTCGCCGTCCGGGCCGGTGGCATCACCGTCGACCACGGCCTCCAGAACGGCTCCGACACCCGCGCCACCGAGGTCGTCGGCCGCCTCACCGCCATGGACCTCGACCCGGTCGAGGCCGTCGCCGTGCGGGTCGGCCATGAGGGCGGGCCCGAGGCCGCCGCCCGCGACGCCCGCTACGCGGCCCTGGACGCCGCCGCCGAACGCCACGGCGCCGCCGCCGTCCTGCTCGGCCACACCCGCGACGACCAGGCGGAGACGGTGCTGCTCGGCCTCGCCCGCGGTTCCGGTATCCGCTCCCTCTCCGGCATGGCCGCCGCATCCGGACCGGCCGGCCGCTACCGCCGCCCCTTCCTCCAGCTCGACCGGCAGACCGCCCGCACGGCCTGTCTGGCCCAGTCCCTGCCCGTCTGGGACGACCCGCACAACATCGACCCCGCCTACACGCGCTCCCGGCTGCGCCACGAGGGCCTGCCCGCCCTGGAGAAGGCGCTGGGCAAAGGAGTCGTCGAGGCGCTGGCCCGTACGGCGCAGCTCTCCCGCGACGACGCCGACGCCCTGGACACCTGGGCCGCCGAGGCCGGACGTGATGTACGCGACGACGCGGGCCTGCTGGAGTGCGCCAAGCTGCACGCGCTGCCTCCCGCCGTCCGCCGCCGCGTCCTGCGCCGCGCGGCCATAGAGGCGGGCTCCCCGGCCGGGTCCCTCTTCGCCCGGCACATCGAGGAAGTCGACCGCCTCATCACCGGCTGGCGCGGCCAGCAGGCCATCAACCTCCCCGGCCGCGTCGAAGCCCTGCGCCAGGGTGGCAGACTGGTGATTCGGCAGAGCTGA
- a CDS encoding zinc-dependent metalloprotease, with amino-acid sequence MTSIGGAGMVDWNLAVATATRLVRPGPEISREEAREVVAELRRHAKAAEEHVRSFTRMIPEGTEPEDTPVLVVDRAGWIKANVAGFRELLRPLLDKMEERRGGGAGGAVLGAVGSKVTGVEVGMLLSFLASRVLGQYETFAPATRELPASADGGGRLLLVAPNIVHVERELEVDPHDFRLWVALHEETHRTQFTAVPWLRDHLQGEIQSFLDETDVDPMTVLERLREAAQSLAGGRPEGEEGEDGGRSLVEIVQTPAQREILGRLTAVMSLLEGHADYVMDGVGPEVVSSVGEIREKFQQRRARGASRLDQALRKLLGLDAKLRQYRDGERFVRAVVDEVGMDGFNRVWTSPNTLPTKAEIAKPEDWIARVHRKAES; translated from the coding sequence ATGACGAGCATCGGTGGTGCCGGGATGGTCGACTGGAATCTCGCGGTCGCGACAGCGACCCGGCTTGTGCGGCCGGGTCCCGAGATCAGCCGCGAGGAGGCCCGCGAGGTCGTCGCGGAGCTGCGCAGGCATGCCAAGGCGGCGGAGGAGCACGTGCGTTCCTTCACCCGGATGATCCCGGAGGGGACCGAACCGGAGGACACCCCGGTCCTGGTCGTCGACCGGGCGGGCTGGATCAAGGCGAACGTCGCGGGCTTCCGGGAACTGCTGCGCCCCCTCCTGGACAAGATGGAGGAGCGGCGCGGCGGCGGTGCGGGCGGTGCCGTGCTCGGCGCGGTCGGCTCCAAGGTGACCGGTGTGGAGGTGGGGATGCTGCTGTCGTTCCTGGCCTCCCGGGTCCTCGGCCAGTACGAGACGTTCGCCCCCGCCACCCGTGAGCTCCCGGCCTCGGCCGACGGCGGCGGCCGGCTCCTGCTGGTCGCCCCGAACATCGTCCACGTCGAGCGGGAGCTGGAGGTGGACCCGCACGACTTCCGCCTCTGGGTCGCCCTCCACGAGGAGACGCACCGCACGCAGTTCACCGCGGTGCCCTGGCTCCGCGACCATCTGCAGGGCGAGATCCAGTCATTCCTCGACGAGACCGACGTCGACCCGATGACGGTGCTCGAACGGCTCCGTGAGGCCGCCCAGTCGCTGGCCGGCGGGCGGCCCGAGGGCGAGGAGGGCGAGGACGGCGGCCGCAGCCTCGTCGAGATCGTCCAGACACCCGCCCAGCGCGAGATCCTCGGCCGGCTCACCGCGGTGATGTCCCTGCTGGAGGGGCACGCCGACTACGTGATGGACGGCGTCGGCCCCGAGGTCGTGTCCTCCGTCGGCGAGATCAGGGAGAAGTTCCAGCAGCGCAGGGCGCGCGGCGCGAGCCGCCTCGACCAGGCGCTGCGCAAGCTGCTCGGGCTCGACGCCAAGCTGCGCCAGTACCGCGACGGCGAGCGGTTCGTGCGCGCCGTGGTCGACGAGGTCGGGATGGACGGCTTCAACCGGGTCTGGACCTCGCCCAACACCCTCCCGACCAAGGCGGAGATCGCCAAGCCGGAGGACTGGATCGCGAGGGTGCACCGTAAGGCAGAGTCATGA
- the dacB gene encoding D-alanyl-D-alanine carboxypeptidase/D-alanyl-D-alanine endopeptidase has protein sequence MAEPVKRTSINPFSAQTGTALADRLGMRGGLSNRQFTAVSAALGLALAAGAVFAAGPWDSGQRKAEQDWAAARTRTGGAHHEPAAPSGPAPAPSAPAVLAVLGTGADKPAPDAAAAPDGAAAGLRAVLDPLLRNEALGTRRSAVVIDTATGKRLYGLGADTPMTPASTVKIATTVAALTALGPAHRIPTTVGATADLRTVTLVGGGDPTLDRAALRSLAADTARALKDGGVRSVRLRYDTSGYSGPALHPIGPNENIAPVSALMVNEGRLDGTSSGPAPRSEDPARDAADAFGELLEEAGIGIGDGAAPGRAAAKSRPVAKHLSAPLSALVERALTNSDNDIAEALARQTALATGEPADFNGGRRAVTAQLKKLGLPLKGVAFADGSGLNRKDKVTAALLAGLLARAADQDHPELRPVLTGLPVAGFSGTLSDRYTTKSGGTGLVRAKTGTLTGVNSLSGTVVDPHGRLLAFAFLASGTTAPSEAQSALDALATALAAGRR, from the coding sequence GTGGCCGAGCCGGTGAAAAGAACGTCGATCAATCCGTTCTCCGCACAGACCGGGACGGCTCTCGCGGACCGTCTGGGCATGCGCGGCGGACTGAGCAACCGGCAGTTCACGGCCGTCTCCGCTGCCCTGGGCCTGGCGCTCGCAGCCGGCGCCGTCTTCGCCGCCGGTCCCTGGGACTCGGGTCAGCGTAAGGCCGAGCAGGACTGGGCTGCTGCCCGGACCCGTACAGGTGGTGCACATCACGAGCCCGCCGCCCCCTCTGGACCTGCCCCGGCGCCCAGCGCCCCGGCCGTGCTGGCGGTGCTCGGCACCGGTGCCGACAAGCCCGCGCCGGACGCCGCGGCGGCCCCGGACGGAGCAGCGGCCGGACTCCGCGCCGTACTGGACCCGCTGCTGAGGAACGAGGCGCTCGGTACCCGGCGCAGTGCCGTCGTCATCGACACGGCCACCGGCAAGCGGCTGTACGGGCTGGGGGCCGACACCCCCATGACGCCCGCTTCCACCGTCAAGATCGCCACCACGGTCGCGGCCCTGACCGCGCTCGGCCCGGCCCACCGCATCCCCACGACCGTCGGGGCCACCGCCGATCTGCGTACCGTGACGCTGGTCGGCGGCGGCGACCCCACCCTCGACCGGGCGGCCCTGCGCTCCCTGGCCGCCGACACGGCCCGCGCCCTGAAGGACGGCGGGGTCCGCTCGGTGCGGCTGCGGTACGACACCTCCGGCTACTCGGGACCCGCACTCCACCCGATCGGCCCCAACGAGAACATCGCGCCGGTGAGCGCCCTGATGGTGAACGAGGGCCGGCTCGACGGCACCTCCAGCGGCCCCGCGCCGCGCAGCGAGGACCCGGCCCGCGATGCCGCCGACGCCTTCGGTGAACTCCTGGAGGAGGCCGGGATCGGCATCGGGGACGGGGCCGCCCCCGGCCGGGCGGCCGCGAAGTCCCGGCCCGTCGCCAAGCACCTGTCCGCCCCGCTGTCCGCCCTCGTCGAGCGCGCGCTGACCAACAGCGACAACGACATCGCCGAGGCACTCGCCCGGCAGACCGCGCTCGCCACGGGCGAACCGGCCGACTTCAACGGCGGCCGACGGGCCGTCACCGCGCAGCTGAAGAAGCTGGGTCTGCCGCTGAAGGGCGTGGCCTTCGCCGACGGCAGCGGGCTCAACCGCAAGGACAAGGTCACCGCCGCCCTGCTCGCCGGGCTCCTGGCCCGCGCGGCCGACCAGGACCACCCGGAGCTCCGCCCCGTCCTCACCGGTCTCCCGGTCGCCGGCTTCAGCGGCACGCTCAGCGACCGCTACACCACGAAATCCGGCGGCACCGGCCTGGTCCGCGCCAAGACCGGCACCCTCACGGGCGTCAACAGCCTCTCCGGCACGGTCGTCGACCCCCACGGCCGGCTGCTCGCCTTCGCCTTCCTCGCGTCGGGCACCACCGCCCCGTCCGAGGCCCAGTCCGCCCTCGACGCGCTCGCGACGGCACTGGCGGCCGGCCGGCGATGA
- a CDS encoding inorganic diphosphatase — translation MEFDVVIEIPKGSRNKYEVDHETGRIRLDRRLFTSTSYPADYGFVENTLGEDGDPLDALVILEEPTFPGCLIKCRAIGMFRMTDEAGGDDKLLCVPASDPRVEHLRDIHHVSEFDRLEIQHFFEVYKDLEPGKSVEGADWVGRVEAEAEIENSYKRLEAQGGAH, via the coding sequence GTGGAGTTCGACGTCGTTATCGAGATCCCGAAGGGTTCGCGGAACAAGTACGAGGTGGACCACGAGACCGGTCGGATCCGCCTGGACCGTCGACTCTTCACCTCGACCAGCTACCCGGCCGACTACGGCTTCGTCGAGAACACCCTCGGCGAGGACGGCGACCCGCTGGACGCGCTGGTCATCCTGGAGGAGCCGACCTTCCCCGGCTGCCTCATCAAGTGCCGCGCGATCGGCATGTTCCGGATGACGGACGAAGCCGGCGGCGACGACAAGCTGCTGTGCGTGCCGGCCTCCGACCCCCGGGTGGAGCACCTGCGCGACATCCACCACGTGTCGGAGTTCGACCGCCTGGAGATCCAGCACTTCTTCGAGGTCTACAAGGACCTGGAGCCCGGCAAGTCCGTCGAGGGCGCCGACTGGGTCGGCCGGGTCGAGGCCGAGGCCGAGATCGAGAACTCGTACAAGCGCCTTGAGGCGCAGGGCGGCGCGCACTGA
- a CDS encoding threonine/serine ThrE exporter family protein, whose product MVAEPGGPDDQKPQSDEARSAFSQPAGVERSVPSADDDHPTSEFSLPSGLAPEPQGPAAGPGTGAASGSDTIGSAFAPPRTYDARNSPPAFTPAHGIPMIRLTKEAPWQDRMRTMLRMPVHDRPAPETVQRHDDAAGPAVPRVLDLTLRIGELLLAGGEGAEDVEAAMFAVTRSYGLDRCEPTVTFTLLSISHQPSLVEDPVTASRTVRRRGTDYTRLAAVFRLIDDITTEEGEISLEEAYRRLAEIRRNRHPYPGWVLTMAAGGLAGAASVLVGGGPLVFLIAALGAMLGDRLAWLCAGRGLPEFYQFVVAAMPPAAMGVALTLTHWSDVRPSAVITGGLFALLPGRALVAGVQDGLTGYYITASARLLEVMYFFIAIVAGVLLALYGGLQLGAELDPEARLISHDRPVVQILASMVLTLAFAILLQQERSTVLAVTLNGGVAWVIYGAMARTGGLSAVAATAAAAGLVGLFGQLFSRYRYTSSLPFITAAIGPLLPGSATYFGLLGVAQNELDRGLASLSTAVATALAIAIGVNLGSEISRLFMRVPGAVGGANRRAAKRTRGF is encoded by the coding sequence GTGGTGGCGGAACCGGGCGGTCCCGATGACCAGAAGCCCCAGTCCGACGAGGCGCGCAGCGCCTTCTCCCAGCCCGCCGGGGTCGAGAGGTCCGTGCCGTCGGCGGACGACGACCATCCGACCTCGGAGTTCTCCCTGCCGTCAGGGCTGGCGCCCGAGCCGCAGGGTCCTGCGGCCGGCCCGGGAACGGGCGCCGCGTCCGGTTCGGACACAATCGGTTCCGCTTTCGCCCCGCCGCGCACCTACGACGCCCGGAACTCGCCGCCCGCCTTCACGCCGGCGCACGGCATCCCGATGATCCGGCTGACCAAGGAGGCCCCTTGGCAGGACCGGATGCGCACGATGCTGCGGATGCCGGTGCACGATCGTCCGGCACCGGAAACGGTCCAGCGGCACGACGACGCCGCGGGGCCCGCGGTGCCGCGCGTGCTCGACCTGACCCTGCGTATCGGGGAGCTGCTGCTCGCCGGCGGTGAGGGGGCCGAGGACGTCGAGGCGGCCATGTTCGCGGTGACCCGCAGCTATGGGCTCGACCGCTGCGAGCCGACCGTCACCTTCACGCTGCTGTCGATCTCGCATCAGCCGTCGCTGGTCGAGGACCCGGTCACGGCGAGCCGGACCGTACGCCGTCGCGGCACCGACTACACCCGGCTGGCCGCGGTCTTCCGGCTCATCGACGACATCACCACCGAAGAGGGCGAGATCTCGCTGGAGGAGGCCTACCGGCGCCTCGCGGAGATCCGCCGCAACCGGCACCCGTACCCCGGCTGGGTGCTCACCATGGCCGCCGGCGGGCTGGCCGGCGCGGCATCGGTGCTGGTCGGCGGCGGTCCGCTGGTGTTCCTGATCGCCGCGCTCGGCGCGATGCTCGGTGACCGGCTGGCCTGGCTGTGTGCCGGACGCGGGCTGCCGGAGTTCTACCAGTTCGTCGTGGCGGCGATGCCGCCCGCCGCGATGGGCGTGGCGCTGACCCTCACCCACTGGTCGGACGTACGGCCGTCGGCGGTGATCACCGGTGGGCTGTTCGCGCTGCTGCCGGGGCGGGCGCTGGTCGCCGGTGTGCAGGACGGCCTGACCGGCTACTACATCACCGCGTCGGCGCGACTGCTGGAGGTCATGTACTTCTTCATCGCGATCGTCGCCGGGGTGCTGCTGGCTCTCTACGGGGGGCTCCAGCTGGGTGCCGAGCTGGACCCGGAGGCGCGGCTCATCTCCCATGACCGGCCGGTGGTGCAGATCCTGGCGTCGATGGTGCTGACGCTGGCCTTCGCGATCCTGCTCCAGCAGGAGCGGTCCACGGTGCTGGCGGTGACCCTCAACGGCGGCGTGGCCTGGGTCATCTACGGGGCGATGGCCCGGACGGGCGGCCTCTCCGCGGTGGCGGCCACCGCCGCCGCCGCCGGTCTCGTCGGGCTGTTCGGGCAGTTGTTCTCGCGCTACCGGTACACCTCGTCGCTGCCGTTCATCACGGCCGCGATCGGCCCGCTGCTGCCCGGCTCGGCCACGTACTTCGGTCTGCTGGGTGTCGCGCAGAACGAGCTGGACCGGGGGCTCGCCTCCCTGTCGACCGCGGTGGCGACGGCGCTGGCCATCGCGATCGGGGTGAATCTGGGAAGCGAGATCTCCCGGCTGTTCATGCGGGTGCCGGGAGCGGTCGGCGGAGCGAACCGCCGCGCGGCCAAGCGGACGCGCGGCTTCTGA
- a CDS encoding DedA family protein has protein sequence MNTLALGPSWLDPDHLIGQFGLIGVLVIVFAESGLLIGFFLPGDSLLFTTGLLVTTDKLDTPLWLVCVLVALAAIIGDQVGYLFGRKVGPSLFNRPDSRLFKQENVEKAHEFFEKYGPKSLILARFVPIVRTFTPIIAGVSRMNYRSFITFNIIGGILWGVGVTLLGAGLGQIEFVHKNIEAMLVLIVLISVVPIGIEFLRARSKSKKEAASGEDEHQDAAAGGSTAAGRRGGRHAKR, from the coding sequence TTGAATACGCTTGCGCTCGGACCGAGCTGGCTGGACCCGGACCACCTCATCGGGCAGTTCGGGCTGATCGGTGTGCTGGTCATCGTCTTCGCCGAGTCCGGGCTGTTGATCGGGTTCTTCCTGCCCGGCGACTCGCTCCTGTTCACCACCGGTCTGCTGGTGACGACGGACAAGCTGGACACCCCGCTGTGGCTGGTCTGCGTCCTGGTCGCCCTGGCGGCGATCATCGGCGACCAGGTGGGCTATCTGTTCGGCCGCAAGGTCGGCCCCTCGCTCTTCAACCGCCCGGACTCCCGCCTCTTCAAGCAGGAGAACGTCGAGAAGGCCCACGAGTTCTTCGAGAAGTACGGGCCGAAGTCGCTGATCCTGGCCCGCTTCGTGCCCATCGTGCGGACGTTCACGCCGATCATCGCCGGTGTCAGCCGGATGAACTACCGCTCGTTCATCACGTTCAACATCATCGGCGGCATCCTGTGGGGCGTCGGCGTGACGCTCCTCGGCGCGGGACTCGGCCAGATCGAGTTCGTCCACAAGAACATCGAGGCGATGCTGGTCCTGATCGTGCTGATCTCGGTCGTGCCGATCGGCATCGAGTTCCTGCGCGCCCGCAGCAAGTCGAAGAAGGAAGCCGCGTCGGGCGAGGACGAGCACCAGGACGCGGCCGCCGGTGGCAGCACGGCCGCGGGCCGCCGCGGCGGCCGCCACGCCAAGCGCTGA
- a CDS encoding YbjQ family protein, translated as MGIEDYGGGQTAQSDVLVVTTNDVPGHQVTQVIGEVFGLTVRSRHLGSQIGAGLKSMIGGELKGLTKTLVETRNQAMERLVEQARARGANAVLMMRFDVTEAADVGTEVCAYGTAAVISRS; from the coding sequence ATGGGCATTGAGGATTACGGCGGCGGTCAGACGGCACAGTCCGATGTGCTGGTCGTCACCACCAATGACGTACCAGGCCACCAGGTGACGCAGGTCATCGGTGAGGTCTTCGGGCTGACGGTCAGATCCCGTCACCTCGGCAGCCAGATCGGTGCCGGGCTGAAGTCCATGATCGGCGGCGAGCTGAAGGGGCTGACCAAGACGCTCGTCGAGACCCGCAACCAGGCCATGGAACGGCTGGTGGAACAGGCACGGGCCCGTGGCGCCAACGCGGTGCTGATGATGCGCTTCGACGTGACCGAGGCGGCGGACGTGGGCACGGAGGTCTGTGCGTACGGCACCGCTGCGGTGATCAGCAGAAGCTGA
- a CDS encoding MerR family transcriptional regulator: MEHSVGQVAGYAGVTVRTLHHYDGIGLLSPGGRSHAGHRRYDDADLDRLQQILFYRELGFPLDEIAALLDDPDADPQEHLRRQHALLSHRIAELQRMATAVETAMEARKMGINLTPEEKFEVFGDKDPESYAEEAERRWGGSDTYAESQRRAARYTKEDWQRMKAEVASWGERYDALMEDGEPATGERAMDLAEEHRLHISTWFYDCTTEIHRGLGEMYVADPQFKAFYDAMRPGLAEHLRDAIDANAERRE; encoded by the coding sequence ATGGAGCACTCCGTGGGACAGGTCGCCGGGTATGCCGGGGTCACGGTGCGGACGCTGCACCACTACGACGGCATCGGACTGCTCTCGCCCGGAGGGCGCAGCCACGCGGGCCACCGGCGTTACGACGACGCCGACCTCGACCGGCTGCAGCAGATCCTGTTCTACCGGGAGCTCGGCTTCCCGCTCGACGAGATCGCCGCACTGCTCGACGACCCGGACGCGGACCCGCAGGAACATCTGCGCCGCCAGCACGCGCTGCTGTCGCACCGGATCGCCGAGCTGCAGCGGATGGCCACGGCCGTCGAGACAGCCATGGAGGCACGGAAGATGGGCATCAACCTCACACCCGAGGAGAAGTTCGAGGTCTTCGGTGACAAGGACCCGGAGAGTTACGCGGAGGAGGCCGAGCGCCGCTGGGGCGGCAGCGACACCTACGCCGAGTCGCAGCGCCGCGCCGCCCGCTACACCAAGGAGGACTGGCAGCGGATGAAGGCCGAGGTCGCCTCCTGGGGCGAGCGCTACGACGCGCTCATGGAGGACGGTGAGCCGGCCACCGGCGAGCGCGCGATGGACCTCGCCGAGGAGCACCGGCTCCACATCTCGACCTGGTTCTACGACTGCACGACGGAGATCCACCGGGGGCTCGGCGAGATGTACGTCGCCGATCCGCAGTTCAAGGCGTTCTACGACGCGATGCGGCCGGGTCTCGCCGAGCACCTGCGCGACGCGATCGACGCCAACGCGGAGCGCCGGGAGTAG
- a CDS encoding ion channel protein — MATDSAAGSPVSAEPAPARRLLLLIVPALAVGVVSALVLLGVSLVAEQVQDVLWETLPDALSIGRYSSLWMIVTLTAIGLVTGLTIRTVPGHAGPDPATTGLVDPPLPPAVLPGLLIVTVLALAGGVSLGPENPITAANIALACWAGRRFAPSAPAELWLALAAAGTIGALFGTPVAAALILSETLASTPGPGALWDRLFGPLAAGAAGALTMTLAAHPSFDLSLPDYTGAHWGDLLSAVVIACAGALLGLAAVYAFPYAHRAFRALRHPVLAMTAGGLLLGLLGALGGHLTLFKGLDEVKVLAADPDGWSAGGFGGMAVVKTAALLVAAACGFRGGRIFPAVFCGVALGLCAHALVDGVPVALAVTCGVLGILLAITRQGWLSLFTAAVLASDMTLLPLLCVATLPAWLLVTGRPLMQLRADGTPLR, encoded by the coding sequence ATGGCCACCGATTCCGCCGCCGGCTCCCCCGTCTCCGCCGAACCGGCCCCCGCGCGCCGCCTGCTGCTGCTCATCGTCCCCGCGCTGGCCGTCGGCGTGGTCTCGGCCCTCGTCCTGCTCGGCGTCAGCCTGGTCGCGGAGCAGGTGCAGGACGTCCTGTGGGAGACGCTGCCCGACGCCCTGTCGATCGGCCGGTACTCCTCGCTGTGGATGATCGTGACGCTCACCGCGATCGGCCTGGTGACCGGACTGACCATCCGGACGGTGCCGGGTCACGCCGGACCCGACCCGGCGACCACGGGGCTGGTCGACCCGCCCCTGCCGCCGGCCGTGCTGCCGGGACTCCTGATCGTGACGGTGCTGGCCCTGGCGGGCGGGGTCAGCCTGGGCCCGGAGAACCCGATCACCGCCGCCAACATCGCGCTGGCCTGCTGGGCGGGCCGCCGGTTCGCACCGAGCGCCCCGGCCGAGCTGTGGCTCGCGCTCGCCGCCGCGGGCACCATCGGCGCACTCTTCGGCACCCCGGTGGCCGCCGCGCTCATCCTCTCCGAGACGCTCGCCTCCACGCCCGGCCCGGGCGCGCTCTGGGACCGCCTCTTCGGACCGCTCGCGGCCGGCGCCGCGGGGGCGCTCACCATGACGCTGGCCGCTCACCCCAGCTTCGACCTGTCGCTGCCCGACTACACCGGAGCCCACTGGGGCGACCTGCTCTCCGCCGTCGTGATCGCCTGCGCGGGCGCGCTGCTCGGACTGGCGGCGGTGTACGCGTTCCCGTACGCGCACCGCGCCTTCCGTGCCCTGCGCCACCCGGTCCTGGCCATGACGGCGGGCGGGCTGCTGCTGGGCCTGCTCGGAGCCCTCGGCGGGCACCTCACCCTGTTCAAGGGGCTGGACGAGGTGAAGGTACTGGCCGCCGATCCGGACGGCTGGTCGGCGGGCGGGTTCGGGGGCATGGCGGTGGTGAAGACCGCGGCCCTGCTGGTCGCGGCCGCCTGCGGCTTCCGGGGCGGCCGGATCTTCCCGGCGGTGTTCTGCGGCGTCGCGCTCGGCCTGTGCGCGCACGCCCTGGTCGACGGAGTGCCGGTGGCCCTCGCGGTGACGTGCGGGGTGCTCGGCATCCTGCTCGCCATCACGCGGCAGGGCTGGCTCAGCCTCTTCACCGCTGCGGTACTGGCCTCCGACATGACCCTGCTCCCCCTGCTCTGCGTCGCCACCCTGCCGGCCTGGCTGCTGGTCACCGGGAGGCCGCTGATGCAACTGCGCGCGGACGGTACCCCGCTGCGCTGA
- a CDS encoding glutamate decarboxylase: MALHKGSAQGTEPSDARRRLALNPFFGEADPTAGMDSAPPRHKLPDGPLPPATAYGLVHDELMLDGNSRLNLATFVTTWMEPQAGVLMSECRDKNMIDKDEYPRTAELERRCVAMLADLWNAPDPATAVGCSTTGSSEACMLAAMALKRRWAARNADRYPATARPNLVMGVNVQVCWDKFCTFWEVEPRLVPMEGDRYHLDPQAAADLCDENTIGVVGVLGSTFDGSYEPIAELCAALDALQERTGLDIPVHVDGASGAMVAPFLDEDLVWDFRLPRVSSINTSGHKYGLVYPGVGWALWRSPAELPEELVFRVNYLGGDMPTFALNFSRPGAQVVAQYYTFLRLGREGYRAVQQASRDVATGLAEKFEELGDFRLLTRGDQLPVFAVTTKPEVTAYDVFDVSRRLRERGWLVPAYTFPANREDLSVLRIVCRNGFSSDLAELLLEDLRLLLPELRSQDHPLSAEHGPATSFHH; encoded by the coding sequence ATGGCTCTCCACAAGGGCTCCGCACAAGGCACCGAACCGTCCGACGCGCGACGCCGGCTCGCACTCAACCCCTTCTTCGGGGAGGCCGACCCCACCGCCGGGATGGATTCCGCCCCGCCCCGGCACAAGCTGCCGGACGGACCGCTGCCGCCTGCCACCGCCTACGGCCTCGTCCACGACGAGCTGATGCTCGACGGCAACTCACGGCTCAACCTCGCCACCTTCGTCACCACCTGGATGGAACCCCAGGCCGGTGTGCTGATGAGCGAGTGCCGCGACAAGAACATGATCGACAAGGACGAGTACCCGCGCACCGCCGAACTGGAACGGCGCTGCGTGGCGATGCTCGCCGACCTCTGGAACGCCCCCGACCCCGCCACGGCCGTCGGCTGTTCCACGACCGGGTCCAGCGAGGCCTGCATGCTGGCCGCCATGGCGCTCAAACGCCGCTGGGCGGCCAGGAACGCCGACCGCTATCCGGCGACCGCCCGGCCCAACCTGGTCATGGGCGTCAACGTGCAGGTCTGCTGGGACAAGTTCTGCACGTTCTGGGAGGTCGAGCCGCGCCTCGTCCCGATGGAGGGCGACCGCTACCACCTCGACCCGCAGGCCGCCGCCGACCTCTGCGACGAGAACACCATCGGGGTCGTCGGCGTCCTCGGCTCCACCTTCGACGGCAGCTACGAACCCATCGCCGAACTCTGCGCCGCCCTGGACGCCCTCCAGGAGCGCACCGGCCTCGACATCCCCGTCCACGTCGACGGGGCGTCCGGCGCGATGGTGGCGCCGTTCCTGGACGAGGACCTGGTGTGGGACTTCCGCCTCCCCCGGGTCTCCTCGATCAACACCTCCGGGCACAAGTACGGCCTGGTCTACCCGGGCGTCGGCTGGGCCCTGTGGCGCTCGCCCGCCGAACTGCCCGAGGAACTCGTCTTCCGGGTCAACTACCTCGGCGGCGACATGCCCACCTTCGCGCTGAACTTCTCCCGGCCGGGCGCCCAGGTCGTGGCGCAGTACTACACCTTCCTGCGGCTGGGCCGGGAGGGCTACCGGGCCGTGCAGCAGGCGTCGCGGGACGTGGCGACGGGACTGGCGGAGAAGTTCGAGGAGCTCGGCGACTTCCGGCTGCTCACCCGGGGCGACCAACTGCCCGTCTTCGCCGTGACGACCAAGCCCGAGGTGACGGCGTACGACGTCTTCGACGTGTCGCGCCGGCTCCGTGAACGCGGCTGGCTGGTGCCCGCGTACACCTTCCCGGCCAACCGCGAGGACCTCTCCGTGCTCCGGATCGTGTGCCGCAACGGGTTCTCGTCCGACCTGGCGGAGCTGCTGCTGGAGGACCTGCGGCTGCTGCTGCCGGAGCTGCGCAGCCAGGACCACCCGCTGAGCGCCGAGCACGGCCCGGCGACGTCGTTCCACCACTGA